One window of the Methylocystis parvus OBBP genome contains the following:
- a CDS encoding CPBP family intramembrane glutamic endopeptidase codes for MTAVHRLRDTAPLLGFALLLLTPGVAIRCGLIPFDMRFEALLIVSALCVGLVAAAGYNSAELGLRAPFVARHWQMCGIVTAGALAAIYLEAQLFTTGREQPDWMKFAPFYVLVSSPLQELVCRVIPKLITDKLRLSSAKYMFFSAASFSLMHLAYGDALLLANTFFVGLAWAAAYQATRNVWPVAASHAAVGTFAFWLGVA; via the coding sequence ATGACAGCCGTGCATCGACTCCGTGACACAGCGCCGCTTCTCGGCTTCGCCCTGCTTCTACTGACGCCGGGCGTTGCGATTCGTTGCGGGTTGATTCCCTTCGACATGCGGTTCGAAGCGCTGCTGATCGTCTCGGCTCTCTGCGTTGGGCTGGTCGCCGCCGCCGGATACAACTCCGCCGAATTGGGCCTGCGCGCGCCTTTCGTGGCGCGGCACTGGCAGATGTGCGGCATCGTGACGGCCGGGGCCCTCGCCGCGATATATCTGGAAGCGCAACTCTTCACGACGGGCCGCGAGCAGCCCGACTGGATGAAATTCGCGCCCTTTTACGTTCTGGTGTCGAGCCCTCTCCAGGAGCTCGTCTGCCGCGTGATTCCCAAGCTCATTACGGACAAGCTGAGATTGAGCAGCGCGAAATACATGTTCTTTTCCGCGGCGAGTTTTTCGCTGATGCATCTCGCTTATGGCGACGCGCTGCTGCTGGCCAACACCTTCTTCGTCGGACTCGCCTGGGCCGCCGCCTATCAGGCGACGCGCAATGTCTGGCCCGTCGCGGCGTCGCACGCCGCCGTCGGCACTTTTGCCTTTTGGCTCGGGGTCGCCTGA
- a CDS encoding cell division protein FtsX gives MSQASFIDEIAARFRGLRQPNPAGEEDTPAAPSALVPTDSVAGRSLVIVIAIMTFLAALAAAAALLVAEASVEWRSEASSEASVQVRPLQGRDMEADLKKVAEILQKTTGVREAQIYTKAESEGLLAPWLGQGLDLSELPTPRMIVVKLDPKRRPDLAALREELASATPNAVIDDHHIFLERLGDMSRAVVAVSAMIFILIVGAMGIAVASATRAAVATNREIVEVLHIVGAADTFIAREFQRRFLALGLRGAFIGGGAAIAFLFLARMLNRNWRTTAGGEQMEAMFGDFSIGPEGFAIILTLAGGIALLTGFLSQAIVFHHLRRLG, from the coding sequence ATGTCCCAGGCGTCCTTCATCGACGAGATCGCGGCGCGCTTCAGGGGATTGCGTCAGCCCAACCCGGCCGGGGAAGAGGATACGCCGGCCGCGCCGTCGGCCCTCGTGCCGACGGACTCGGTCGCTGGACGGTCGCTCGTCATCGTCATCGCCATCATGACGTTCCTCGCCGCTCTCGCCGCCGCCGCCGCCCTGCTGGTCGCCGAAGCCAGCGTCGAATGGCGCAGCGAGGCGTCGAGCGAAGCGAGCGTCCAGGTGCGCCCCCTCCAGGGTCGCGACATGGAGGCGGATCTGAAAAAGGTCGCGGAAATCCTGCAGAAAACGACCGGCGTCCGCGAGGCTCAAATCTACACAAAGGCGGAGTCGGAAGGCCTGCTTGCCCCATGGCTCGGCCAGGGCCTGGACCTTTCCGAACTGCCGACGCCGCGTATGATCGTCGTAAAGCTCGACCCCAAGCGCCGCCCGGATCTGGCGGCGCTGCGCGAGGAGCTGGCGAGCGCAACGCCCAACGCCGTGATCGATGACCATCATATCTTCCTCGAGCGGCTTGGCGACATGTCGCGCGCCGTCGTCGCGGTCTCGGCGATGATCTTCATTCTCATCGTCGGCGCCATGGGGATCGCCGTCGCCTCCGCCACCCGAGCCGCGGTCGCCACCAACCGCGAAATCGTCGAAGTTCTGCATATCGTCGGAGCCGCGGACACTTTCATCGCGCGGGAGTTCCAGCGGCGCTTCCTTGCGCTCGGCCTCCGCGGGGCCTTCATCGGAGGCGGCGCCGCGATCGCATTCCTGTTTCTGGCGCGCATGCTCAATCGCAATTGGCGCACGACCGCGGGCGGCGAACAGATGGAGGCGATGTTCGGCGATTTTTCGATCGGCCCGGAGGGCTTCGCCATCATCCTGACGCTCGCGGGCGGCATCGCGCTTCTGACCGGTTTTCTCTCGCAGGCGATCGTTTTTCATCATCTAAGACGGCTCGGATGA
- a CDS encoding lysophospholipid acyltransferase family protein gives MIFLRSLVFQILFFSTMIVLQLVWLPGLFMRRQVSQELGRTWGRLSLWLLDKICGTRVEFRGQDNIPEGAVIVAAKHQSIWDTFVLPTKFPDFSYILKHELVWIPFFGWYLLAAEQIGIDRAKGGKLLPQLIEKSKKIFAEGRQLFIFPEGTRRPPGAPPAYKVGVAHLYAATNVPVLPVALNAGLFWPRRSFLIRPGTIVMEFLPAIPPGLQTREFFDRLQSDLEGASDRLIAEAVAKDPGLAAIVAENRAKAIAKDKERAEKKAAREQSKEAR, from the coding sequence ATGATTTTCCTGCGCTCGCTCGTCTTCCAGATCCTGTTTTTTTCGACCATGATCGTCTTGCAGCTCGTCTGGCTGCCGGGCCTTTTCATGCGTCGTCAGGTCTCGCAGGAGCTGGGCCGCACATGGGGTCGCCTGTCTCTTTGGCTGCTCGACAAAATTTGCGGAACCAGGGTGGAATTCCGGGGCCAGGACAACATCCCCGAAGGCGCCGTCATCGTCGCCGCGAAGCACCAGTCGATTTGGGACACATTCGTCCTCCCGACGAAATTCCCGGATTTCAGCTACATACTGAAGCATGAGCTGGTCTGGATTCCCTTCTTCGGCTGGTATCTCCTCGCGGCGGAACAAATCGGCATCGACCGCGCCAAGGGCGGCAAGCTGCTGCCGCAACTAATCGAGAAGTCGAAGAAAATATTCGCTGAAGGGCGCCAGCTCTTCATCTTTCCGGAGGGGACGCGCCGCCCGCCCGGCGCGCCGCCCGCCTATAAGGTCGGCGTCGCGCATCTCTATGCGGCGACGAATGTGCCTGTCCTGCCGGTGGCGCTGAATGCGGGTCTGTTCTGGCCGCGCCGGTCTTTTCTAATTCGCCCGGGCACGATCGTGATGGAGTTTCTGCCGGCTATTCCGCCCGGTCTGCAGACGCGCGAATTTTTCGACCGGCTCCAAAGCGACCTCGAGGGCGCGTCGGACAGGCTGATCGCGGAAGCGGTGGCGAAGGACCCCGGCCTCGCCGCGATCGTCGCGGAGAACCGCGCCAAGGCGATCGCCAAAGATAAAGAAAGAGCTGAGAAAAAGGCCGCGCGGGAGCAAAGCAAGGAGGCGCGCTGA
- a CDS encoding ceramidase domain-containing protein, which translates to MNWQEPVIDYCERLDGRFWSEPLNAVSNGAFLIAAAAAFTLLRKRGNTDPPAAALVAVTAVVGLGSFVFHTVATRGAMLLDVIPIAIFIYGYFLLALRRFFGLGVVAAAAVTLSFGLVSALVDRNVSGLNGSVAYLPALAALTCFAALLWRGRPETARGLAGAAAIFLVSLTFRTVDRDICSLAPTGTHFVWHLLNACVLWLLLRTAIVAQPAD; encoded by the coding sequence ATGAACTGGCAGGAACCCGTAATCGACTATTGCGAGAGGCTCGACGGCCGCTTCTGGTCAGAGCCGCTCAACGCCGTGAGCAACGGCGCCTTCCTTATCGCGGCCGCGGCGGCCTTCACGCTGCTTCGAAAGCGGGGAAATACTGATCCGCCTGCAGCGGCGCTTGTCGCCGTGACGGCGGTCGTCGGCCTGGGGAGCTTCGTCTTCCACACGGTCGCGACTCGCGGCGCCATGCTGCTCGACGTCATTCCCATCGCCATTTTCATCTATGGCTATTTTCTGCTCGCCTTGCGCCGGTTCTTCGGTCTCGGCGTTGTTGCCGCGGCGGCGGTCACGCTGTCTTTCGGCCTCGTCAGCGCGCTTGTTGACCGGAATGTGAGCGGATTGAACGGCTCCGTGGCCTATCTCCCGGCGCTGGCGGCGCTGACATGCTTCGCGGCGCTGCTCTGGAGAGGACGGCCGGAGACGGCGAGAGGGCTCGCGGGGGCCGCCGCGATATTTCTCGTCTCGCTGACGTTTCGAACCGTCGATCGAGACATTTGCTCACTCGCGCCGACGGGAACGCATTTCGTCTGGCATCTCCTGAACGCCTGCGTGCTCTGGCTCCTGCTGCGCACGGCGATCGTCGCGCAACCAGCGGATTGA
- the ftsE gene encoding cell division ATP-binding protein FtsE yields the protein MLSFENVGLRYGVGPETLRDVTFEIAPRSFQFLTGPSGAGKTTLMRLIIMALKPTRGLINIFDRDSATLDKDEITETRRKIGVVFQDFRLLDHLSLYENVALPLRVLGREEASYRSEVTELLKWVGLGDRKHALPTVLSGGEKQRASIARALISQPKLLLADEPTGNVDPTLARRILRLFVELHKSGTAVVIATHDLSLMDQYDAARRLVLADGRLHIFE from the coding sequence GTGTTGAGCTTCGAAAATGTCGGCCTGCGCTACGGCGTGGGGCCGGAGACGCTCCGCGACGTCACATTCGAGATCGCGCCGCGCTCTTTCCAGTTCCTCACCGGCCCTTCCGGCGCCGGCAAGACGACGCTGATGCGCCTCATCATCATGGCGCTGAAGCCAACGCGCGGACTGATCAATATTTTCGACCGCGATTCGGCCACTCTCGACAAGGACGAGATCACCGAAACGCGCCGCAAGATCGGCGTCGTGTTCCAGGATTTCCGCCTGCTCGACCATCTTTCGCTTTACGAAAACGTCGCGCTTCCGCTGCGGGTGCTCGGCCGAGAGGAGGCGAGCTACCGCTCGGAGGTCACGGAGCTCCTCAAATGGGTTGGCCTCGGCGATCGCAAGCACGCTCTGCCGACCGTCCTTTCCGGCGGCGAGAAGCAGCGCGCCTCCATCGCCCGCGCGCTCATCTCCCAGCCAAAGCTCCTCCTTGCCGACGAACCGACCGGAAATGTCGATCCGACTTTGGCGCGCCGCATTTTGCGGCTCTTCGTCGAACTGCATAAATCCGGGACGGCGGTTGTGATCGCGACGCACGATCTCAGTCTGATGGACCAATATGACGCGGCGCGCCGGCTCGTGCTGGCGGACGGCCGGCTGCATATCTTCGAGTGA
- a CDS encoding YdcF family protein yields MTSATRAGAGEIGFARAVVRVAVALVGGGAFLFAAGYVWFALSLARAEPRLTVKAEGVVVFTGGSDRVLEAAGLFAQGQGKRMLITGVNRATRSSELAKILPLPRDLFNCCVDLGYQALDTIGNARETREWAQVHNITRSLVVVTSNYHMPRALAELYAELPEMKLYPFPVVSEHVNVSGWATDPHVIRIVGGEYLKFLGALTRIALSPGESDLDLAQLRASQTVTQ; encoded by the coding sequence GTGACCTCGGCGACGCGCGCCGGCGCGGGAGAGATCGGCTTTGCGCGCGCCGTCGTCCGGGTGGCCGTCGCCCTCGTCGGCGGCGGCGCATTCCTGTTCGCGGCCGGTTATGTCTGGTTCGCTTTGTCGCTCGCGCGCGCGGAGCCGCGCCTGACCGTCAAGGCCGAAGGCGTCGTCGTCTTCACCGGCGGCTCGGACCGCGTGCTCGAAGCCGCCGGACTCTTCGCCCAGGGACAGGGCAAACGCATGCTCATCACCGGGGTCAACCGTGCGACGCGCAGCTCCGAACTGGCGAAGATCCTCCCCCTGCCCCGCGACCTCTTCAACTGCTGCGTCGATCTCGGCTATCAGGCGCTCGACACGATCGGCAATGCGCGTGAAACGCGGGAATGGGCGCAAGTGCACAACATCACGCGTTCGCTGGTCGTCGTGACGTCGAATTACCACATGCCGCGCGCCCTCGCCGAACTCTATGCGGAGCTCCCGGAGATGAAACTTTATCCTTTCCCGGTCGTGAGCGAGCATGTGAATGTCTCCGGCTGGGCGACCGACCCGCACGTCATCCGGATCGTCGGGGGCGAATATTTGAAATTTTTGGGCGCGCTGACCCGCATCGCGCTCAGCCCGGGCGAAAGCGACCTCGACCTGGCGCAGTTGCGCGCGAGCCAGACCGTCACGCAGTGA
- the thpR gene encoding RNA 2',3'-cyclic phosphodiesterase, with protein sequence MPRLFTALEVPPHIAESLSRLRGGVSGARWIDVENYHITLRFLGDVDDAFARDAANALDYIDRPEVEIAIDQLASFGGDKPRAIVARVRPDPALLEMQAEQERLMRRLGAPLEPRKYVPHVTLARLRGSNSASVAAYLGARGYFPPLRFTAERFVLYSSRDSVGGGPYIVEADYPLYEARPALTGAAGL encoded by the coding sequence ATGCCCAGATTGTTTACCGCCCTGGAAGTTCCTCCCCATATCGCCGAAAGCCTGTCGCGGCTGCGCGGCGGCGTCTCCGGCGCGCGCTGGATCGATGTCGAAAATTATCACATCACGCTGCGCTTTCTGGGGGACGTCGACGACGCCTTCGCCCGCGACGCAGCCAATGCGCTCGATTATATCGACCGGCCGGAAGTGGAGATCGCGATCGACCAGCTCGCCTCCTTCGGGGGGGACAAGCCGCGCGCCATCGTCGCGCGCGTGCGGCCCGATCCCGCGCTTCTGGAAATGCAGGCCGAACAGGAGCGGCTGATGCGCCGTCTTGGGGCGCCGCTCGAGCCGAGGAAATACGTTCCCCATGTCACCCTCGCGCGGCTGCGCGGCTCGAATTCCGCCTCGGTCGCGGCCTATCTGGGCGCGCGGGGATATTTCCCGCCGCTGCGGTTCACCGCCGAACGTTTCGTGCTCTATTCATCGCGGGATTCCGTCGGCGGCGGCCCGTATATCGTCGAGGCGGACTATCCGCTCTACGAGGCCCGCCCGGCGTTGACAGGGGCGGCCGGCCTGTAG
- a CDS encoding ATP-binding cassette domain-containing protein, with protein sequence MQPVIELADVDLTLGQGAARVHVLKGVSLSIRQGETVSLLGPSGSGKSTLLMTLAGLERPDSGSVRIDGNDLGALSEDALARFRGEKIGVVFQSFQLIPTMTALENVAIPLELRGKSDAFDIAAAELAAVGLGHRLSHYPAQLSGGEQQRVALARALAPDPIILAADEPTGNLDSETGSAVIDLIFAQQARRGATLVLVTHDATLAARCGRRVRLRSGRIEADMTENAR encoded by the coding sequence GTGCAACCGGTCATCGAACTCGCGGACGTCGATCTCACGCTGGGCCAGGGGGCGGCGCGCGTTCACGTCCTGAAAGGCGTCAGCCTGAGCATAAGGCAAGGCGAGACCGTCAGTCTTCTGGGTCCCTCCGGCTCGGGCAAATCCACCCTGCTCATGACCCTCGCCGGATTGGAGCGCCCGGACTCCGGCTCCGTCAGAATCGACGGAAACGACCTCGGCGCGCTCTCGGAAGACGCGCTGGCGCGGTTCCGTGGCGAAAAGATAGGCGTTGTCTTTCAGTCTTTCCAGTTGATTCCGACCATGACGGCCCTGGAGAACGTCGCCATTCCGCTCGAACTTCGCGGAAAATCGGATGCTTTCGACATTGCCGCGGCGGAGCTCGCGGCCGTCGGCCTCGGCCATCGGCTTTCACATTATCCGGCTCAGCTTTCCGGCGGCGAGCAGCAGCGCGTCGCCCTCGCCCGCGCGCTCGCGCCCGATCCGATCATCCTCGCCGCCGACGAGCCGACCGGCAATCTGGACTCCGAAACCGGCTCCGCGGTGATCGACCTCATCTTCGCCCAGCAGGCGCGCCGGGGAGCGACCCTGGTGCTCGTCACCCATGACGCGACGCTCGCCGCGCGTTGCGGTCGCAGGGTGCGGCTTCGTTCGGGGCGGATCGAGGCGGATATGACGGAAAATGCACGCTAA
- a CDS encoding CheR family methyltransferase: protein MAWTDKPNDARPPHTPLCALGASAGGITALKKFFKCVKNDLGLAYVVIVHLAPDQPSSLSEIIATQTSMPVSQINHGAKLKPDCVYVIPPNRELVIDGDDITARPFSGAKGRRSPIDMFFQSVAEGRGDGIAVLLSGSGSDGTLGVRAVKEAGGVIFAQEPGEAEFPMMPESAIATGVVDFVVPIATLTERLAEVVRSKKKIFQGNEEDAEQQVRQIVAFLRRRVGHDFSDYKRPTIMRRLARRMQVVRQESFADYYRYLQSNKNEVHELFSDLLISVTSFFRDPEAFAALAEKVVKPLFDKLDDEASIRVWVIGCATGEEAYSIGILLLEEAARRGAYPIMQIFASDIDDMALATAREGRYPKSIEADVSDERLRRFFVMEDAHYRVRKELRDLVLFASHSALKDPPFIKIDLITCRNLLIYLQRELQRQLCGLFHYALRANGYVFLGSAETIDINQSQFSAIDRDARIYVSLGQAEKVAPILPQLTSDFRAVEHRVAQPTQLEPVLSVGHAHVAALERSAPPSVLVDGSFKILHLSPNVGRFFRPLEGPFSTELPAQVRPELRVDLKLALQRAFEKGETSLSVPIPVAFNGDAHLVALHVTPCAAVDQSVAGQALVLFMDLGKAPGADEISDVEGVNSGELKRLRQELTAAQDRLSAGRREYEQATQDSRAANEELQSINEEYRSTAEELETSKEELQSINEELQTVNGELKNKLEAISTAHNDLQNLVAATEIGTLFLDPNLKIRFFTPRIHDYFNISKTDIGRVISDFRHRLVYDGLEQDVAGVLKNLIPVDRDIKTSDGRWLSMQVRPYRTLEEQIDGVVVTFTDITKLKLAEQGLAAELRAMARLQELSTKVMEADQFERPMGTILDAIVELIGADMGSIQLYDEASQTLRLLVHRGFQKRFLDHFATVDASSASASGAALLKGERLAFEDVEKEPALAVNLKEIRDAGYRAVVSAPLYATSGRMVGMLSLYFREPHQFSPHELRLVDICARQAADAISVYLLQQALREADRRKDEFLAMLAHELRNPLTPIHNALHVLKRSALPAPEVERLHDLIERQASHLVRLVDDLLDVARITRGKIELRCFPIDLKDAVRQAIETTMPLFEAKGQHIDVSMPEEPLVVDGDVVRLSQVFSNLLNNASKFTPAEGHVALSMDLVGDNVVVRVRDDGAGFSPQALAHAFELFNQGDKPSGLGRSGIGVGLALARGIVELHGGKIKIFSQGAGKGSEIEVTLAHSKAKAAVSAQLPSSPAKMPTVRVLVVEDQRDVAETLALLIQSLGGETCTTEDGASALAAIEEFKPNLVITDIGLPGMDGYELASQIRKLVKGQKVVLAALSGWGQEEVRQRALKAGFDFYFVKPIEIDALTRLLSATGKMQP from the coding sequence ATGGCTTGGACCGATAAGCCGAACGACGCGCGGCCTCCTCATACGCCCCTCTGCGCGCTCGGCGCTTCGGCGGGCGGCATTACGGCGCTGAAGAAGTTTTTCAAATGCGTCAAAAACGATCTGGGCCTGGCCTACGTCGTCATCGTGCATCTCGCGCCGGACCAGCCGAGCTCCCTGAGCGAGATTATCGCGACCCAGACCAGCATGCCGGTCAGCCAGATCAATCACGGGGCGAAACTCAAGCCCGATTGCGTCTATGTCATACCGCCGAATCGAGAATTGGTGATCGATGGCGACGACATCACGGCGCGTCCCTTCTCCGGCGCGAAAGGCCGCCGTTCCCCGATCGACATGTTTTTCCAATCGGTCGCCGAAGGCCGGGGCGACGGGATCGCCGTTCTGCTGAGCGGGTCGGGGTCTGACGGCACGCTCGGAGTCCGCGCCGTCAAAGAGGCCGGCGGCGTCATCTTCGCCCAGGAGCCCGGCGAAGCGGAGTTCCCGATGATGCCGGAAAGCGCGATAGCGACCGGCGTCGTCGACTTCGTCGTCCCGATCGCGACGTTGACGGAAAGGCTTGCCGAGGTCGTGCGTAGCAAGAAGAAGATTTTTCAGGGAAATGAGGAGGACGCCGAGCAGCAGGTCCGGCAGATCGTGGCCTTTCTGCGCCGGCGCGTGGGGCACGATTTTTCGGACTATAAGCGCCCGACCATCATGCGCCGGCTGGCGCGCCGGATGCAGGTCGTGCGGCAGGAGAGTTTCGCCGATTATTACCGCTATCTCCAGAGCAACAAGAACGAGGTCCATGAACTTTTCTCGGACCTGCTGATTTCCGTGACGTCGTTTTTCCGCGATCCGGAGGCTTTCGCCGCGCTCGCCGAGAAAGTCGTCAAGCCGCTTTTCGACAAGCTCGACGACGAGGCGTCGATCCGCGTCTGGGTCATCGGCTGCGCCACCGGAGAAGAGGCCTACAGCATTGGAATCCTTCTGCTGGAGGAAGCGGCGCGACGCGGCGCCTATCCGATCATGCAAATCTTCGCGAGCGACATCGACGATATGGCGTTGGCGACAGCGCGCGAAGGGCGTTACCCGAAGTCGATCGAGGCGGATGTCTCCGATGAGCGTCTGCGCCGCTTTTTCGTAATGGAGGACGCGCATTATCGCGTGAGGAAGGAGTTACGGGACCTTGTGCTGTTCGCCTCTCACAGCGCGCTCAAGGATCCGCCTTTCATCAAGATCGACCTTATTACTTGCCGGAACCTTCTGATCTATCTCCAGCGCGAGCTGCAACGGCAACTGTGCGGGTTGTTCCATTATGCGCTCAGAGCGAATGGTTATGTCTTTCTGGGTTCCGCCGAGACGATTGATATCAATCAGTCGCAATTTTCCGCGATCGATCGCGACGCCCGGATTTACGTGTCGCTCGGCCAGGCCGAAAAAGTCGCGCCGATCCTGCCGCAGCTCACTTCGGATTTTCGCGCGGTGGAGCATCGCGTGGCCCAACCGACTCAGCTGGAGCCCGTTCTCAGCGTGGGGCATGCGCATGTGGCGGCGCTGGAGAGAAGCGCCCCGCCGAGCGTTTTGGTCGACGGCTCTTTCAAGATCCTTCATTTGTCTCCGAACGTCGGCCGATTCTTCAGGCCGTTGGAAGGTCCTTTCAGCACGGAGCTGCCTGCTCAAGTGCGTCCCGAGCTTCGAGTCGACTTGAAGCTTGCGCTTCAGCGTGCGTTCGAAAAGGGAGAGACGTCGCTCAGCGTTCCGATCCCCGTGGCGTTCAACGGCGACGCTCATCTCGTCGCTCTGCATGTGACGCCTTGCGCGGCGGTTGACCAATCCGTCGCAGGCCAGGCCCTCGTGCTCTTCATGGATCTCGGGAAAGCGCCCGGAGCCGACGAAATCAGCGATGTCGAAGGCGTCAACAGTGGAGAGCTGAAGCGGTTGCGCCAGGAGTTGACGGCGGCTCAGGACCGGCTCAGCGCCGGCAGGCGCGAATATGAACAGGCGACCCAGGATTCGCGCGCCGCCAATGAAGAGCTGCAATCCATCAACGAAGAATATCGCTCGACCGCGGAGGAGCTGGAGACCAGCAAGGAAGAGCTGCAGTCGATCAATGAAGAGCTGCAGACGGTCAATGGCGAATTGAAGAACAAGCTGGAGGCGATCTCGACCGCGCATAACGATCTCCAGAACCTCGTCGCCGCGACGGAGATCGGCACGCTCTTCCTCGATCCGAATCTTAAAATCCGTTTCTTTACGCCGCGAATTCACGATTATTTCAACATCAGCAAGACGGATATCGGGCGCGTCATATCGGATTTCAGGCATCGGCTCGTTTATGACGGACTCGAACAGGATGTCGCCGGCGTCCTGAAGAATCTTATCCCTGTCGATAGAGACATCAAAACGTCGGACGGGCGATGGCTTTCGATGCAGGTTCGCCCCTATCGGACTCTCGAGGAGCAGATAGACGGCGTCGTCGTCACCTTTACCGACATCACCAAGCTGAAGCTCGCCGAACAGGGACTGGCCGCCGAGCTGCGCGCCATGGCGCGGTTGCAGGAGCTCAGCACGAAAGTGATGGAGGCCGATCAGTTCGAGCGGCCGATGGGGACCATTCTCGACGCCATCGTCGAACTGATCGGCGCGGATATGGGGAGCATTCAGCTCTATGACGAGGCGAGCCAAACATTGAGGCTGCTCGTACATCGCGGATTCCAAAAGCGTTTCCTGGATCATTTCGCGACTGTCGACGCGTCCTCCGCCTCCGCTAGCGGCGCCGCTCTCCTGAAAGGCGAGCGTCTCGCATTTGAGGATGTCGAGAAGGAGCCGGCGCTTGCCGTTAATTTGAAGGAGATAAGGGATGCCGGCTATCGGGCTGTCGTGTCGGCGCCCTTATACGCCACTTCAGGCAGGATGGTCGGCATGCTGTCGCTCTATTTCCGCGAGCCCCATCAGTTCTCCCCCCACGAGTTGCGCCTCGTCGACATCTGCGCCCGTCAAGCCGCCGACGCGATAAGCGTGTATCTTCTTCAACAGGCGCTTCGGGAGGCGGATCGTCGCAAGGATGAATTCCTGGCGATGCTCGCCCATGAATTGCGCAACCCCCTAACGCCGATCCACAACGCGCTGCACGTCCTGAAGCGGTCCGCTCTGCCGGCGCCGGAAGTCGAGCGCTTGCACGATCTCATCGAGCGGCAGGCCTCTCATCTCGTTCGTCTCGTCGACGATCTTCTCGACGTGGCGCGCATCACGCGCGGAAAGATCGAACTGCGATGCTTCCCCATCGATTTGAAAGACGCGGTCAGGCAGGCGATCGAGACGACGATGCCCCTTTTCGAGGCCAAGGGCCAACATATCGACGTTTCGATGCCGGAAGAACCGTTGGTCGTCGACGGAGACGTTGTGCGGCTTTCTCAAGTCTTCTCCAATCTTCTGAACAATGCGTCGAAATTCACGCCGGCTGAAGGGCATGTCGCTCTCTCGATGGACCTCGTCGGCGACAATGTCGTCGTCCGCGTTCGTGACGATGGCGCCGGCTTCTCGCCCCAGGCGCTCGCGCACGCATTCGAGCTCTTCAATCAGGGCGACAAGCCGTCGGGACTTGGCCGCAGCGGCATTGGCGTCGGGCTGGCGCTCGCTCGCGGGATCGTCGAGTTGCATGGCGGGAAAATAAAGATTTTCAGCCAGGGAGCGGGCAAGGGCAGCGAAATTGAAGTGACGCTCGCGCATTCCAAGGCGAAGGCGGCCGTCTCCGCCCAACTTCCGTCTTCGCCAGCCAAGATGCCCACCGTTCGGGTGCTGGTCGTCGAGGATCAACGCGACGTCGCGGAGACCTTGGCTTTGCTTATTCAATCGCTGGGCGGGGAGACCTGCACCACGGAAGATGGGGCGTCGGCCCTTGCGGCGATCGAAGAATTTAAGCCGAATCTCGTCATCACGGATATCGGTCTGCCCGGCATGGACGGTTACGAACTCGCGTCCCAAATCAGAAAGCTGGTCAAGGGCCAGAAAGTTGTCCTGGCCGCTCTCAGCGGCTGGGGACAGGAGGAGGTCCGTCAACGCGCCTTGAAAGCGGGCTTCGACTTCTACTTCGTCAAACCGATCGAAATCGACGCTTTGACGCGGCTGCTCTCGGCGACGGGTAAAATGCAGCCTTAG
- a CDS encoding arylesterase has protein sequence MVLFSGGAEAAPARILAFGDSLTAGPGLPVDDTLPVQLQKLLKARGNEVEVINAGVSGDTTAMGLDRLDYALGAGPVDAAILELGANDMLNGMSPKDARGNLSRMIEVFQAKGVKVVLAAMVSSNNWGQAYREEFDSIYPDLAAKYGVTMVPFFMEGVWGDPKLLIGDGVHPNAAGVQKIAKKIAPYVEKILAPPGAAKESRAQ, from the coding sequence ATGGTCTTGTTTTCCGGCGGCGCCGAGGCGGCCCCCGCGCGCATCCTCGCCTTCGGCGACAGCCTCACGGCCGGGCCGGGCCTGCCGGTCGACGACACGCTGCCCGTCCAGCTCCAGAAGCTGTTGAAGGCGCGGGGAAACGAGGTTGAAGTCATCAATGCGGGCGTCTCGGGCGACACGACGGCCATGGGGCTGGACCGCCTGGATTATGCGCTTGGGGCCGGACCGGTCGACGCGGCGATCCTGGAGCTCGGGGCCAACGACATGCTCAATGGGATGTCGCCGAAGGACGCTCGGGGCAATCTTTCCAGGATGATCGAAGTTTTTCAGGCGAAAGGCGTGAAAGTCGTGCTCGCCGCCATGGTCTCCAGCAACAATTGGGGGCAAGCTTATCGCGAGGAATTCGATTCGATCTACCCCGACCTCGCCGCCAAATATGGAGTGACGATGGTTCCTTTCTTCATGGAAGGCGTCTGGGGCGACCCCAAGCTCCTGATCGGAGACGGCGTGCATCCCAACGCCGCGGGCGTGCAGAAGATCGCGAAGAAAATCGCGCCTTACGTGGAAAAAATTCTCGCGCCCCCGGGCGCGGCGAAGGAGTCGCGCGCGCAGTAG